In Alkalihalobacillus sp. TS-13, the following are encoded in one genomic region:
- the tdh gene encoding L-threonine 3-dehydrogenase: MEGKMKAIVKHHRGKGAKLEMVDIPQIKKDEVLIKVKATSICGTDVHIYAWDEWSASRVNPPYVFGHEFAGEVVEIGEDVTNVKIGDSVSAETHIVCGECPQCLTGNAHICRNTKIIGVDIDGCFAEYVALPAKNLWVNDPELPMAVGSVQEPMGNAVHTVLAGDVAGRTVAVIGCGPIGLMAVGVAKAAGASQVIAYDLNEYRLDLAKEMGATTTVNSKEQKPVEVAMSLTDRNGVEVVCEMSGHPRAIDQGFKMLTNGGRMSILSLPVKPVEVDITNDIVFKGITVQGITGRKMFETWRQVAGLLGSGQVDVEKMITHEFSLEDFEKGFDLMLEGKCGKVVLKP, from the coding sequence TTGGAAGGAAAAATGAAGGCGATTGTAAAACACCATCGCGGTAAAGGCGCTAAGCTAGAGATGGTCGATATCCCTCAAATTAAAAAAGATGAAGTATTGATTAAAGTAAAGGCAACTTCTATATGTGGAACAGATGTACATATTTATGCATGGGACGAATGGTCAGCAAGCAGAGTGAATCCGCCGTATGTATTCGGGCACGAATTCGCTGGGGAAGTTGTTGAAATTGGTGAAGATGTAACAAATGTGAAAATCGGCGACTCCGTTTCTGCTGAGACCCATATCGTCTGTGGAGAATGCCCGCAATGCCTAACGGGTAATGCGCATATTTGCCGTAATACGAAAATCATCGGTGTCGATATCGATGGCTGTTTTGCGGAATACGTAGCACTTCCAGCCAAAAACCTTTGGGTGAATGATCCTGAACTTCCGATGGCGGTCGGTTCTGTCCAAGAGCCAATGGGAAATGCTGTCCACACAGTTCTTGCTGGTGATGTGGCAGGCAGAACAGTCGCGGTAATCGGTTGCGGTCCAATTGGACTTATGGCGGTGGGAGTAGCAAAAGCAGCTGGAGCATCACAGGTGATTGCATATGATCTGAATGAATACCGCTTAGATCTCGCAAAAGAAATGGGAGCAACAACTACCGTCAATTCAAAAGAACAAAAACCTGTCGAAGTAGCTATGAGCCTGACAGATAGAAACGGCGTAGAGGTCGTGTGTGAAATGTCTGGACATCCTAGAGCGATCGATCAAGGCTTCAAGATGCTTACGAATGGTGGCCGCATGTCGATCTTAAGTCTTCCTGTAAAGCCTGTCGAAGTCGACATAACGAATGATATCGTTTTCAAAGGGATCACTGTCCAAGGTATCACAGGACGGAAGATGTTTGAAACATGGCGCCAGGTTGCAGGTCTATTAGGTTCAGGTCAAGTGGATGTCGAAAAGATGATTACACATGAATTTTCACTAGAAGACTTTGAAAAAGGTTTCGACTTGATGCTTGAGGGCAAATGTGGAAAAGTGGTATTGAAACCATAA
- a CDS encoding dipeptidase produces MKIFDAHCDALLKLWRDPQLTFSDSEHLQVSYPGLKEAGAKIQCFAVYVPEDVVGDARFQAAIEMIDIFYEKIVKPYPDMKLIQTKEDISLLREGDIGVMLTLEGCGPIANDLSRLRTLLHLGVRSVGLTWNFANDLADGVREIRQAGLSNLGKEAVSLLDEEKVWTDVSHLAEAGFWDVMELTDYVIASHSNVQKLCNHPRNLNDRQINALIEKDAVMGITFVPYFLKTRSPVRIAEILKHIDHVASLGGVHNIGFGSDFDGISETVIGLDSYFGYEMLINELQKHFSEAHVRGFCFDNFYKRINF; encoded by the coding sequence ATGAAAATATTCGACGCCCATTGTGATGCGTTATTGAAGCTATGGCGAGATCCTCAGTTGACATTTTCTGATTCTGAACATCTCCAAGTCTCTTATCCTGGTTTAAAAGAAGCGGGAGCGAAGATACAATGTTTCGCTGTTTACGTGCCCGAGGACGTTGTCGGAGATGCGAGATTTCAGGCTGCAATTGAAATGATTGACATCTTTTACGAAAAAATCGTAAAGCCATATCCGGATATGAAGCTTATCCAAACGAAAGAAGACATCTCTTTACTTCGTGAAGGTGATATCGGGGTGATGCTCACACTAGAGGGCTGTGGACCGATTGCGAATGATCTTTCGAGGTTGCGGACGTTGCTTCATCTTGGTGTTCGTTCAGTAGGACTTACCTGGAATTTCGCCAATGATCTTGCAGATGGCGTTCGTGAAATAAGACAAGCGGGACTCTCAAACCTAGGGAAAGAAGCTGTTTCTCTTCTTGATGAAGAAAAAGTATGGACAGATGTCTCCCATCTGGCCGAAGCTGGATTTTGGGATGTGATGGAGTTGACAGATTACGTCATTGCTTCACATTCGAACGTCCAGAAGCTATGTAACCATCCGAGGAATCTGAATGATCGGCAAATCAACGCTTTGATCGAAAAAGATGCGGTGATGGGGATAACGTTCGTCCCATATTTTCTGAAAACCCGCTCACCGGTCCGGATCGCTGAAATCCTCAAGCATATCGATCATGTCGCTTCATTAGGCGGTGTGCATAACATCGGTTTTGGGTCCGACTTCGACGGAATCTCTGAAACAGTCATTGGCTTGGATTCCTATTTCGGTTATGAGATGCTGATCAACGAATTGCAAAAGCATTTCTCTGAAGCGCATGTCAGAGGTTTCTGCTTTGATAATTTCTATAAACGGATAAATTTTTAG
- the miaB gene encoding tRNA (N6-isopentenyl adenosine(37)-C2)-methylthiotransferase MiaB, with amino-acid sequence MKKDTSVIETPEQKTEEKDYSKYFQTTYQPPSLKDAKRRGKEKVQVHKDFIIDDDFKDIGKGKKFMIRTYGCQMNEHDTEVMAGILTDMGFESTMDTKEADVILLNTCAIRENAENKVFGEIGHLKPLKLEKPGLILGVCGCMSQEESVVNKILQKHQHIDLIFGTHNIHRLPQLIKNAVFSKEMVIEVWSKEGDIVENLPRVRKGNIKGWVNIMYGCDKFCTYCIVPYTRGKERSRRPEDIIEEVRHLARNGYQEITLLGQNVNAYGKDFDDMDYGLGDLMDEIRKIDIPRVRFTTSHPRDFDDHLIDVLAKGGNLVEHIHLPVQHGSSEVLKLMARKYSREHYMELVKKIKDKIPDAVFTTDIIVGFPNETDEQFEETLSLVKEVEYDMAFTFIYSPRDGTPAAKMKDNVPMEVKKERLQRLNSVMNEIFLKKNKGLQGKMVEVLVEGESKKDPDVLAGYTRTNKLVHFKGPKSLIGKLVNVKVTDPKTWSLNGELVETAGVKA; translated from the coding sequence TTGAAAAAAGATACCTCCGTAATCGAAACACCGGAACAAAAGACAGAAGAGAAAGATTACTCGAAGTATTTTCAAACGACCTATCAACCCCCTTCGCTGAAGGATGCGAAACGCCGGGGAAAAGAAAAAGTACAGGTTCATAAAGATTTTATAATTGATGATGATTTCAAGGATATAGGTAAAGGGAAAAAATTCATGATCCGTACTTACGGATGTCAGATGAACGAACATGATACCGAAGTGATGGCAGGAATTCTCACGGATATGGGATTTGAATCAACAATGGATACGAAAGAAGCAGATGTCATCCTGCTCAACACATGTGCAATCCGTGAAAATGCAGAAAATAAAGTGTTTGGCGAAATCGGCCATCTGAAGCCGCTGAAGCTTGAAAAACCTGGACTCATACTAGGTGTATGCGGATGTATGTCCCAAGAAGAATCTGTCGTCAATAAAATTTTGCAAAAGCATCAGCATATCGATTTGATTTTCGGAACACACAACATCCACAGATTACCACAATTGATCAAAAACGCTGTTTTCAGTAAAGAAATGGTCATTGAGGTTTGGTCGAAAGAAGGGGACATCGTTGAAAACCTGCCGAGAGTTCGTAAAGGGAATATAAAAGGCTGGGTTAATATCATGTATGGCTGTGACAAGTTCTGCACGTACTGTATCGTCCCTTATACGCGTGGAAAGGAAAGAAGCCGTCGTCCAGAAGACATCATCGAGGAAGTACGCCATCTCGCAAGAAACGGGTATCAGGAAATCACATTGCTTGGGCAGAATGTCAATGCATATGGAAAAGATTTCGATGATATGGATTATGGCCTCGGAGATTTGATGGATGAGATCCGGAAAATCGATATCCCTCGTGTAAGATTCACAACCAGCCACCCACGTGATTTCGACGATCATTTAATTGATGTCCTTGCAAAAGGCGGAAATCTGGTTGAGCATATCCACTTGCCGGTCCAACACGGTAGTTCTGAAGTGTTGAAGTTGATGGCGCGGAAATATTCCCGGGAGCACTACATGGAACTCGTCAAAAAGATCAAGGACAAGATTCCGGATGCAGTCTTTACGACGGATATCATCGTTGGATTCCCGAATGAAACAGATGAACAATTTGAAGAGACGTTATCGCTTGTAAAAGAAGTCGAATACGATATGGCTTTCACATTCATCTATTCACCACGTGATGGTACACCAGCGGCAAAAATGAAAGACAATGTACCAATGGAAGTAAAAAAAGAACGTCTGCAGCGGTTGAATAGTGTCATGAATGAAATCTTTTTGAAGAAGAACAAAGGATTACAAGGAAAAATGGTAGAGGTTCTTGTTGAAGGTGAAAGTAAGAAGGACCCGGATGTACTGGCAGGCTATACGAGAACGAATAAACTGGTACACTTCAAAGGACCAAAATCATTGATCGGTAAACTCGTCAATGTGAAAGTAACAGATCCTAAAACATGGAGTCTCAATGGAGAGCTTGTAGAAACGGCAGGGGTGAAAGCGTAA
- a CDS encoding 2-oxoacid:acceptor oxidoreductase subunit alpha: MVDQLSWKVGGQQGEGIDSTGEVFSLAQNRLGYYLYTYRHFSSRIKGGHTNNKIRVSTKEIGAVSDDLDILVAFDQETIDVNYHELHTEGLIIADAKFNPTAPEDCKAKLYAVPFTEIANELGTSLMKNMVAIGATSAILGQSTEEYREIVQEVYGRKGEKVVEKNMEALRQGADYFNEQAGGPIERLQLEKADGKKRMFMIGNDAISLGFLVGGVRFMSAYPITPASEIMEYMIKHLPKYGGTVIQTEDEIAAATMAIGANYAGVRTITASAGPGLSLMMESIGLSGITETPLVIVDTQRGGPSTGLPTKQEQSDLMAMIYGTHGEIPKVVIAPSTAEEAFYDAVEALNIAEEYQCPVIVLSDLQLSLGKQTVQPLDYSKTEIRRGKLQTEELPELEAKEYFKRFEVTEDGVSPRVTPGMKNGIHHVTGVEHDQTGKPSEVAENRQAQMDKRNRKLENLKFQNPIYKNAKHEEADLLVVGFNSTRGAIEEMMPRLEEDGIKVNHAHVRLIHPFPTKEMQEMVDSAKKVIVVENNSTGQLANIMKMNLGNLDKINNVLKYNGNPFLPSEIYTKCKELV; the protein is encoded by the coding sequence ATGGTAGATCAACTTTCATGGAAAGTTGGCGGACAGCAAGGTGAAGGAATCGATAGTACTGGTGAGGTCTTTTCACTTGCACAAAACCGATTAGGTTATTATCTGTATACATACCGTCACTTTTCGTCACGTATCAAAGGAGGTCACACGAACAACAAGATTCGTGTCTCCACGAAAGAGATCGGTGCGGTATCGGATGATTTGGATATCTTGGTGGCATTCGATCAGGAAACGATCGACGTAAACTATCATGAGTTGCATACAGAAGGATTGATCATTGCAGACGCAAAATTCAACCCGACTGCACCTGAAGATTGCAAAGCGAAGTTGTATGCGGTTCCATTTACTGAGATAGCAAATGAATTAGGTACTTCTTTGATGAAAAACATGGTTGCCATTGGTGCGACAAGTGCGATTCTTGGACAGTCTACAGAAGAATACCGTGAAATCGTCCAAGAGGTCTACGGACGTAAAGGTGAAAAAGTAGTAGAGAAGAACATGGAAGCGCTGCGTCAGGGTGCAGATTATTTCAACGAGCAAGCAGGCGGACCTATAGAACGTCTTCAGCTTGAAAAAGCTGACGGTAAAAAGCGTATGTTCATGATCGGTAATGATGCGATTTCCTTAGGTTTCTTGGTTGGTGGCGTACGTTTCATGTCGGCATACCCGATTACACCAGCATCAGAAATCATGGAATATATGATTAAACATCTTCCTAAATATGGTGGAACGGTCATCCAAACGGAAGATGAAATCGCAGCAGCGACGATGGCGATCGGAGCTAACTATGCAGGAGTGCGTACGATCACTGCCTCAGCAGGACCTGGACTTTCGCTTATGATGGAATCAATCGGTCTTTCTGGTATCACAGAAACTCCACTTGTAATCGTAGATACACAACGGGGAGGTCCTTCTACAGGGCTGCCGACAAAGCAGGAACAATCTGATTTGATGGCGATGATCTACGGTACTCATGGTGAGATTCCAAAGGTCGTCATTGCACCGAGTACTGCTGAAGAAGCGTTCTATGATGCTGTAGAAGCATTAAACATCGCAGAAGAATATCAATGTCCTGTAATCGTGTTGTCCGATTTGCAGCTTTCACTTGGTAAGCAAACGGTTCAACCGCTAGACTACAGTAAGACAGAAATTCGCCGTGGCAAGCTTCAGACTGAGGAATTGCCAGAGCTTGAAGCGAAAGAATACTTCAAACGTTTTGAAGTCACTGAAGATGGTGTATCACCTCGTGTAACCCCTGGCATGAAGAATGGAATTCATCATGTAACTGGTGTGGAACATGATCAAACAGGTAAACCATCTGAAGTAGCGGAAAACCGTCAGGCTCAAATGGATAAGCGTAATCGGAAACTTGAGAATCTGAAGTTCCAGAATCCGATTTACAAAAATGCGAAACATGAGGAAGCGGATCTCCTCGTGGTCGGTTTCAACTCTACACGTGGAGCAATTGAGGAGATGATGCCTCGCCTGGAGGAAGATGGAATCAAAGTCAATCATGCGCATGTACGTCTGATTCACCCGTTCCCGACAAAAGAAATGCAGGAAATGGTCGACTCTGCAAAGAAAGTTATCGTCGTTGAAAATAACTCGACCGGTCAACTTGCAAATATCATGAAGATGAATCTGGGGAACCTAGATAAAATCAACAACGTCTTGAAATACAACGGGAACCCATTCCTACCTTCAGAAATCTACACGAAATGCAAGGAGCTGGTATAG
- a CDS encoding glycine C-acetyltransferase, with protein MKGFEYLQKELDEMKSEGVFRELIPLESEQGSRVVIKGKEVIQLSSNNYLGLTDHPRMKQAALDAVEKYGVGTGSVRTIAGTLAMHEEYEKKLAEFKHTEASLVFQSGFTTNQGVLSSILTKEDVVISDELNHASIIDGIRLTKADRKIYKHVDVEDLERALKESSEYRVRLVVTDGVFSMDGNIAPLPEIVELCEKYDAILMVDDAHSSGVLGRNGRGSIDHFDLNGRVHIQVGTLSKAIGVLGGYVASTQALRDYLIHKGRPFLFSTSHPPAVTAACSAAIDVLLEEPELIDKLWDNAKFFKDGLQKLGFDTGKSETPITPVVVGEAALAHKLSDKLFEYGVFAQGIGFPTVAKGAARVRTIVTAQHSKDDLQEALDAFEKAGKELNIIK; from the coding sequence GTGAAAGGTTTTGAGTATCTCCAAAAAGAACTTGATGAAATGAAATCAGAAGGTGTATTTCGTGAATTGATCCCACTTGAATCCGAACAGGGTTCAAGGGTGGTGATCAAAGGAAAGGAAGTCATCCAGCTTTCCTCAAACAACTACTTAGGTCTGACCGACCACCCTCGTATGAAGCAAGCTGCATTGGATGCAGTTGAAAAGTATGGTGTAGGTACTGGATCTGTACGGACGATTGCGGGCACTTTGGCAATGCATGAGGAATATGAGAAGAAGCTTGCAGAATTCAAACATACAGAAGCTTCTCTTGTATTCCAATCAGGGTTTACTACAAACCAGGGTGTTCTTTCTTCAATTCTTACGAAAGAAGACGTTGTCATATCCGATGAATTGAATCACGCATCAATCATCGATGGAATTCGTTTGACGAAGGCAGATAGAAAGATCTACAAACACGTTGATGTAGAAGATCTTGAACGTGCATTGAAAGAATCCTCTGAATACCGTGTCCGTCTTGTCGTGACAGACGGTGTGTTTTCGATGGACGGAAATATTGCACCGCTTCCTGAAATTGTAGAGCTTTGTGAAAAGTATGATGCGATCCTAATGGTTGATGACGCCCACTCTAGTGGTGTTCTTGGGCGTAATGGACGTGGATCGATCGATCATTTCGACTTGAACGGACGTGTACATATTCAAGTTGGAACGTTAAGTAAAGCGATTGGTGTCCTTGGTGGTTACGTAGCGAGTACACAAGCATTGAGGGATTATCTGATTCATAAAGGACGCCCATTCTTGTTCAGTACATCTCATCCACCTGCAGTAACAGCAGCATGTTCAGCAGCGATCGATGTACTTCTAGAAGAACCTGAGCTTATTGATAAGCTATGGGACAATGCGAAATTCTTCAAGGACGGCTTGCAAAAGCTCGGATTTGATACTGGTAAGAGTGAAACGCCAATCACCCCTGTTGTGGTAGGAGAGGCTGCACTAGCCCACAAGCTATCCGATAAACTGTTCGAATATGGTGTATTTGCTCAAGGTATTGGATTCCCTACCGTTGCAAAAGGAGCCGCCCGTGTACGTACCATCGTGACTGCGCAGCATTCTAAAGATGATCTGCAGGAAGCGCTTGACGCTTTTGAAAAGGCTGGTAAAGAATTGAATATCATTAAATAA
- a CDS encoding CBO0543 family protein has protein sequence MKNMHLSLTVLAVYTAWKWGDWRNWRKYHATMLYMTSMSLLYFFYCSGHLLWRIVPDFRIPYAVTESLYFFIIYPATVLLYLTEYPVGLSKKVLYNLKWIGIYIGFEFLANLFNKITYFNKWNLLYSLLFVCVMFPMLRLHYLKPLVAYLVSLVIIAVLLMYFNVPIKLTSRGLSIWI, from the coding sequence ATGAAAAACATGCACCTTTCACTGACGGTTTTAGCAGTATATACAGCCTGGAAATGGGGCGATTGGAGGAATTGGAGGAAATACCATGCAACAATGCTTTATATGACCAGTATGAGTCTTCTCTATTTCTTCTATTGTTCTGGCCATCTTCTTTGGCGTATCGTTCCGGACTTCCGGATTCCTTACGCTGTGACTGAATCTCTTTACTTCTTCATCATATACCCTGCAACTGTTTTGTTATATTTGACCGAGTATCCTGTCGGTCTTTCAAAAAAGGTCTTATACAACTTGAAATGGATCGGTATTTATATCGGCTTTGAATTCCTGGCTAATCTATTCAATAAAATCACTTATTTCAATAAATGGAATCTACTTTACTCATTATTGTTTGTGTGTGTCATGTTTCCAATGTTGAGACTCCATTATCTGAAGCCCCTTGTTGCTTATTTAGTTTCGCTGGTCATCATCGCAGTATTACTGATGTATTTCAATGTTCCGATAAAATTGACAAGCCGAGGACTGAGTATATGGATTTGA
- a CDS encoding CBO0543 family protein — MLLIVPWIIWWKTVDRNRLMEILTFGLLLSTIVVLLDTTGIHNQWWIYNSKLVQIIPHLIPMDYSVLPVGYMLTYQFFGSWRRYILAAIVLSAIGAFIIEPFFVYLDIYEQLKWRHFYSFVIYILIAIVIKFTIEQINHLNHGDS; from the coding sequence ATGCTTTTAATCGTACCATGGATCATTTGGTGGAAAACAGTAGATCGAAATCGCCTTATGGAAATATTGACCTTCGGGCTTCTATTATCTACAATCGTTGTACTTTTGGATACGACTGGGATTCATAATCAATGGTGGATTTACAATTCAAAATTAGTTCAGATCATTCCCCATTTAATTCCAATGGATTATTCAGTCCTGCCGGTCGGGTATATGCTTACATATCAATTTTTCGGCTCATGGAGAAGGTACATCCTGGCTGCAATCGTATTATCTGCTATAGGAGCATTCATCATTGAACCATTCTTCGTTTACCTTGACATTTACGAACAGCTGAAATGGAGACATTTCTATTCCTTTGTAATCTATATTTTGATCGCCATTGTAATAAAATTTACAATTGAACAGATCAACCACCTCAATCACGGTGATTCTTAA
- a CDS encoding RicAFT regulatory complex protein RicA family protein → MAQYTRKQVIEKAEELAKMISVTEEVDFFKKAEEKINENDKVQKLIGKIKMYQQEAVNLQHYQKHEALKKVEDKLESLHAEVDAIPIVMEFKQSQTDVNDLLQLVTSTISNTVTNEIIRETDGDQLKGMTGSAVKHNRY, encoded by the coding sequence ATGGCACAATATACCAGGAAACAAGTGATTGAAAAAGCAGAAGAGCTTGCAAAGATGATTTCAGTTACAGAAGAAGTGGATTTCTTCAAAAAGGCAGAAGAAAAGATCAACGAAAACGATAAGGTCCAGAAGTTGATCGGTAAAATAAAAATGTATCAGCAAGAAGCGGTCAATCTACAGCATTATCAAAAACATGAAGCATTGAAAAAAGTGGAGGATAAGCTTGAAAGTCTTCATGCTGAGGTTGATGCGATTCCGATCGTCATGGAGTTCAAGCAATCACAAACAGATGTAAATGACCTTTTACAGTTGGTCACCTCGACAATTTCGAATACAGTGACGAACGAGATCATCCGTGAAACTGATGGTGATCAATTAAAAGGGATGACAGGTTCAGCAGTTAAACATAATCGATATTAA
- a CDS encoding DUF3231 family protein, which translates to MESNRKIRLTSAELSQLWTAYMNDTFSVCVLKYFLNHVEDIEIRPILQYALQMAETHVERLETYFNGEGYPIPYGFKVEEDVDINAPRLYEDSYYLVFLNHMGKIGLNAYSMSTALSDRSDIYEYFSNCLQESVELRNQTRETLLSKGLYIRSPYIPTPDTYEFVTKQSFLTGYFGNRRPLTSLEIANLYENIQRNALGLATMMAYSQVAQQKDVGKFFARGKEIAKKHVEIFSSVMREDDLPIPMTWDTDVTESTTFTFSDKLMMFQTTSLTALSIGYYGTSVSTSPRRDLGVMYGRLIGEVGKFSEDGANIMIDNRWLEQPPMASNREELKNHRD; encoded by the coding sequence ATGGAGAGCAATAGAAAGATCCGCTTAACCTCAGCAGAATTATCCCAACTTTGGACAGCTTATATGAATGACACATTTTCAGTCTGTGTTTTGAAGTATTTCCTGAATCACGTGGAAGATATTGAGATTCGTCCTATTCTGCAATATGCACTTCAAATGGCAGAAACACACGTTGAAAGATTAGAGACGTACTTTAATGGAGAAGGTTACCCGATACCGTATGGATTTAAAGTGGAGGAGGATGTGGATATCAACGCACCACGTCTATACGAAGATTCTTATTATTTGGTGTTCCTCAATCATATGGGGAAGATCGGCTTGAATGCATATAGTATGAGTACTGCACTTTCAGATCGCTCAGATATATACGAGTATTTTTCTAACTGTCTTCAAGAATCGGTCGAGTTAAGAAATCAGACAAGGGAAACATTGTTATCCAAGGGCTTATATATACGTTCCCCTTATATTCCGACACCAGACACATATGAGTTTGTGACAAAGCAAAGCTTTCTTACAGGCTACTTTGGAAACCGTAGACCACTAACCTCTCTTGAAATCGCCAATCTTTACGAAAATATACAAAGGAATGCACTGGGATTAGCGACGATGATGGCTTATAGTCAGGTTGCTCAACAGAAAGATGTCGGTAAATTTTTTGCAAGAGGCAAGGAAATTGCCAAAAAACATGTTGAAATTTTCAGTTCGGTGATGAGAGAGGATGATCTGCCGATACCTATGACGTGGGATACGGATGTTACTGAATCCACTACCTTTACGTTTTCGGACAAATTGATGATGTTCCAGACCACGTCATTGACTGCATTAAGTATCGGTTACTATGGTACGAGTGTATCCACCAGTCCTAGACGTGATCTTGGCGTAATGTATGGAAGGTTGATCGGTGAAGTTGGTAAGTTTTCAGAAGACGGAGCAAATATCATGATTGATAATCGATGGCTGGAACAACCACCTATGGCGAGTAACAGGGAAGAACTTAAGAATCACCGTGATTGA
- a CDS encoding 2-oxoacid:ferredoxin oxidoreductase subunit beta, producing the protein MATFKDFRNQVKPNWCPGCGDFSVQAAIQRASANIGLEPDDLAVVSGIGCSGRISGYINSYGFHGIHGRSLPIAQGVKMANRDLTVIASGGDGDGFAIGMGHTIHAIRRNIDVTYIVMDNQIYGLTKGQTSPRSEFGFKTKSTPEGSVESSISIMETALTAGATFVAQSFSSDLKELTSLIEQGMQHKGFSLINVFSPCVTYNKVNTYDWFKENLVSLTDVENYDSSNRMIAMQTLMENNGLVKGLIYQDKNKKSYQQLAHGYSETALSKADLSIDDKQFEELISEFM; encoded by the coding sequence ATGGCAACATTCAAAGATTTTCGTAACCAAGTAAAACCAAACTGGTGCCCAGGTTGTGGAGATTTCTCGGTACAAGCTGCAATCCAGCGTGCATCAGCTAATATCGGCTTAGAGCCGGATGATCTTGCAGTCGTTTCTGGGATTGGATGTTCCGGACGTATTTCAGGTTACATCAATTCTTATGGATTCCATGGGATTCATGGTCGTTCATTACCGATCGCGCAAGGCGTGAAAATGGCGAATCGGGATTTGACTGTCATCGCATCTGGTGGTGACGGGGATGGCTTTGCAATTGGTATGGGTCATACAATCCATGCCATCCGCCGTAATATCGATGTGACATACATTGTTATGGATAACCAGATCTATGGATTGACAAAAGGGCAAACGTCTCCTCGTTCTGAATTTGGCTTCAAGACGAAGAGTACACCTGAAGGATCTGTTGAATCATCCATTTCAATCATGGAAACTGCTTTGACTGCGGGCGCAACTTTTGTTGCTCAGAGCTTCTCAAGTGATTTGAAGGAATTAACTTCATTAATCGAACAAGGAATGCAGCATAAAGGATTCTCGCTCATCAACGTATTCAGTCCTTGTGTTACTTACAATAAAGTGAATACGTACGATTGGTTCAAAGAAAATCTCGTCAGCTTGACTGATGTCGAGAATTATGATTCTTCAAACCGGATGATTGCGATGCAAACGCTGATGGAGAACAATGGTCTTGTCAAAGGTTTGATCTACCAGGATAAGAATAAGAAATCCTATCAACAACTCGCACATGGTTACAGTGAGACTGCATTATCAAAAGCAGACTTGAGCATTGATGATAAGCAATTCGAGGAATTGATTTCCGAGTTTATGTAA